The window TAAGATACCAAAAGTGGCGTGTGCTGGTACCGCTGTAAAAGCTCTAGCTAGTGCAGTTGCATGCCCACTTTGCATAACGTACATAACATTTTCTGTAGCTGCAAAGCCCATGGAAACCATTACCGCATATACAATACCATCAAAGGGTTCGTTAAATTCTTTACGTTGTTGAGCAAATAATAGCACTATCAAAAACTTACTTAGCTCTTCAGAAAAACCAACAACAAAAAAGGCTTGTTTAAATTGTTCCCAAACACTTAATTTATCTTGTAATGGGACTAGAGTATTAAAGACAGAGTAAAGTAGTGTGGTAATAATTATACTAACAATAGCACCTAATAGAAACGAAATTATTAATAATCGTTTGGGTTCTTTTTCATATTTATCTTTTAGATAGATGTAAAAAATGATAATAAAGATTGGCGCTAGGGCCATTAATAGTAATTGCATCGGGCTAAGTTAGGGTATTTGTCGTTATTTTAAAACGTTAGGTTATCTTTTTTAAAATAGCTTCAGCGACAATATTATAATAGTCAGAATTACTAGCGATAAAATGCCCGTTGTTTTCGCTGTTTTCTAAAAGTTCAAAAAAATCAAACATACTTACCAGTTTTAAAGCTTCAACTTCTTCCTTTTGAGGTGTTAGAGATGAAAACGATAGGTCTAATTGTGTTATATAGGTATGATGAAACTCATTGTCAATAATGCCATTTGGGTACGTTTTAAAGCATTCAAAAACACCAATTTTATCTAAGTCTTTTTTAGAGATTTTTATACCTATTTCTTCTTGTATTTCTCTAATAGCTCCTTTTTCTAAAGTTTCACCAGCATCAATATGTCCAGCGACAGAGACATCCCAAAGCAACGGGTAGATTAGTTTTGAAGCCCCACGTTGTGCTAATAAGATTTCACCATCTGCTGTGTAAAACCAAATATGTACAGTGTTGTGATAGTAGCCTTTGCTATGAATTTCGCTTTTTAAAGCGGTCTGACCAGTTGGAAGTCCATTTTTATCTATAATATCAATTAATTCGTCCATTTTAAGTTATTTTAATTATATATGAAAAACAAGAGAGTACTGTTTCAAAATCTTCAGGAGTATTAAATACATGACAAGATAATCTAATATAATTTCCTCTAAAGGAAACAAAAATATTATGATCAGCTAATGTTTGTTTTACAATTTCGGGCGCTATGTTTTCTGGTAATTTAATTCCAAATAAATGATGCGTTCTATACGCCTCATCTTCAATTATAAAACCGAGTAGTCTTAAGTCGTGAACAGCTTTTTGTGTTATTGTTTTGCAATACTGTTGGATAGCTAAGGGAGTCCATTCTAAAACTTGTTGTAATGCTGCAATTTGCATTTTTACATTTAAAAAGCTGGCGCTTTCTCCTGCAGAATAGCGATTGGCTAATGGTTTGTATTGTTCTTGGTAGTTTGTTAAGCCTGAAAAATTGTCGCTATTTAAGCGATTGGTCCAATTTTCTTCAAGCGGAATGCCGTTATCAAACGTTTTACTAAAATAAGCATAACCACAACCATACGGCCCAAAGAGCCATTTGTATCCTGCACAAATCAGTGCGTCTGGTTGTAACTCTTTAACAGAGAACGGCAGTGCGCCAATACTTTGGCTACCATCAATAATTAATAAAGCTTGATGTTGTTTAGATTTTTTTCGGATTGCTTTTAAATCGAATAACGTTCCGTTAGACCAGTGGATGTGACCCATTGCTACCACTGCAGTATTACTATTTATAGCTTCGATGATATCTAAATTCCATTGCTTACCACTATTTTCAGAATCTATAGGTGTTTTGACAACCTTAATAGTTGCTTGATATTGGTCGGCTAATCTTTTCCATGAATAGTAATTACTAGGAAACTGCTCGTCAATAATTAAAATTTCGTCAGTTGGTTTTAGAACAATGTTATTTGTGACTGTAGCGATACCATAAGATGCTGACGGAATTAATGCAATACGGTTATAATCGTCTTCATCAATAAGTTGTGCAAATAGGGATTTAAGTTGTTTTACAGGTTCAAAATAATCAGAGCCTGTAATTAAATAAGGTCTTTTTTTTTGCAGTAATCCATCTAAACCAGCCTGATGGATCGTATTAAACGCTGGTGATTGCGATGCGATATTTAAATACGTTATGTCCTCCGGTAAATCAAATAAGTGTTTTTGTTGTTTTAAATCCATAGTATAAAGATAAAAAAAAGCCTCAAAAAGAGGCTTTAATTGTTTTATGTTATTTGTATTTAAATGATCATAATTGCTTATTTAAAATAAGAAAATGTTTCACCATCTTCAATTTTAAGTAATGTTTCATAAATTAATTTAATCACGTTTTCTACATCATCTTGGTGTACCATTTCTACAGTGGTATGCATATAGCGTAACGGTAAAGAGATTAATGCAGACGCAACACCGCCATTACTGTATGCAAAGGCATCAGTGTCTGTTCCTGTTGCTCTACTTAAAGCAGCGCGTTGGAAAGGTATTTTATTATCATCAGCGGTATCCGTAATTAAATCACGTAATTTTTGTTGTACAGCTGGTGCATAAGCTACAACAGGTCCTTTTCCAATTTCAACATGACCTTGTACTTTCATGTCAATCATTGGTGTTGTCGTGTCATGTGTTACATCGGTAACAATGGCCACGTTTGGCTTGATTGTTTCAGTAATCATTTGTGCACCACGTAAACCTATTTCTTCTTGAACAGAATTAGTGATATAAAGACCAAATGGTAATGTTTTCTTATTTTCTTTAAGTAAACGTGCTACTTCAGCAATCATAAAACCACCCATACGGTTATCTAAAGCACGACATACAAATTTATCACCGTTTAGGATATGAAATTCGTCTGGATAAGTAATAACACAACCCACGTGAACGCCCATTTTCTCAACTTCCTCTTT is drawn from Psychroserpens sp. NJDZ02 and contains these coding sequences:
- a CDS encoding PrsW family intramembrane metalloprotease — protein: MQLLLMALAPIFIIIFYIYLKDKYEKEPKRLLIISFLLGAIVSIIITTLLYSVFNTLVPLQDKLSVWEQFKQAFFVVGFSEELSKFLIVLLFAQQRKEFNEPFDGIVYAVMVSMGFAATENVMYVMQSGHATALARAFTAVPAHATFGILMGYFMGKAKFAPNKLYLNLLGLLSAILFHGAYDFFLFINFIPGIWIGAIISLGIGLYLSKKAIKYHQQSSQFKDTRETIS
- a CDS encoding NUDIX hydrolase, which translates into the protein MDELIDIIDKNGLPTGQTALKSEIHSKGYYHNTVHIWFYTADGEILLAQRGASKLIYPLLWDVSVAGHIDAGETLEKGAIREIQEEIGIKISKKDLDKIGVFECFKTYPNGIIDNEFHHTYITQLDLSFSSLTPQKEEVEALKLVSMFDFFELLENSENNGHFIASNSDYYNIVAEAILKKIT
- a CDS encoding aminotransferase class V-fold PLP-dependent enzyme, with product MDLKQQKHLFDLPEDITYLNIASQSPAFNTIHQAGLDGLLQKKRPYLITGSDYFEPVKQLKSLFAQLIDEDDYNRIALIPSASYGIATVTNNIVLKPTDEILIIDEQFPSNYYSWKRLADQYQATIKVVKTPIDSENSGKQWNLDIIEAINSNTAVVAMGHIHWSNGTLFDLKAIRKKSKQHQALLIIDGSQSIGALPFSVKELQPDALICAGYKWLFGPYGCGYAYFSKTFDNGIPLEENWTNRLNSDNFSGLTNYQEQYKPLANRYSAGESASFLNVKMQIAALQQVLEWTPLAIQQYCKTITQKAVHDLRLLGFIIEDEAYRTHHLFGIKLPENIAPEIVKQTLADHNIFVSFRGNYIRLSCHVFNTPEDFETVLSCFSYIIKIT
- a CDS encoding M42 family metallopeptidase, translating into MATKSILNKKSMDFLETYLNNASPTGYEWDGQKIWMDYLKPYVDEFFTDTYGTAVGVINPDAKFKVVIEGHADEISWYVNYISDNGLIYVVRNGGSDHQIAPSKIVNIHTKNGIVKGVFGWPAIHTRNKAKEEAPKPHNITIDVGAKDKEEVEKMGVHVGCVITYPDEFHILNGDKFVCRALDNRMGGFMIAEVARLLKENKKTLPFGLYITNSVQEEIGLRGAQMITETIKPNVAIVTDVTHDTTTPMIDMKVQGHVEIGKGPVVAYAPAVQQKLRDLITDTADDNKIPFQRAALSRATGTDTDAFAYSNGGVASALISLPLRYMHTTVEMVHQDDVENVIKLIYETLLKIEDGETFSYFK